In Zingiber officinale cultivar Zhangliang chromosome 9B, Zo_v1.1, whole genome shotgun sequence, the genomic window caaaatcacccaagcgagcaaagTAGCGAAAGAGCCAAAGGAGAAGTTTGGTATTCGGTAGtagttgttggaggcaccttcaatggatTAAAGGCGTCCTCACAACCTTATAGTGGAAGGTGCCTTTAGtcgcttgaaggtgccttcaacacttcatggaaggcgccttcaatcacaTGAAGGCACCTTTGACTAGGCAAATTTTGGCAttggcaaaggataaaactttatcccttgttgcctcattggaggtgtcttccatcatgttggaggcaccttccaggctaggataagattttccatgggctataaaaagacccctggacttaGGAAATGAAAAACAGCACTTGTAACTGAatcttcttgagttttgttctgtaattgagtgtGTTAACTGATGTAAAGAGGCTTCCccgcctgaaggagagtttagtgcGCTTCtagctttcttggattaacaacctccccggttgtaatcaaaTAACCCTTTCACGCCTCTTATTTTTTTAGTcgtttattttgtttatgcaagtgttgattgtttttaatctataaagatcgagaaaggttcatTTAAATTTTACAAGGCTATTCACTCTCCTCTAGCCGACCGTTTAGGGTCCATCATATTGatatgcattgatgatgtgaataaatgcatggggagaggctctctctcacacgTGGGTGCACAGGAGGGTGCAAATCCAAAGtccggattgtactgaaccaagttgacttatGTATGAGCACCACCTACGCGTGCCAAATGCTGGACTCGTCAAGGAAAAATTTACTCAAGTGGAGCAACCAATATTTTGCTACATAAACTTGTTGCTGCTTATTTAAGGGTGTAACGGATGaattaaattaagaaaaatgatatgcacaaggaaaaaaactcaataaaaacctcaaggatagacacataaaatgatggggcccacaaaaagtgaaattgtgggccatgactttatgtgtctatccttgaggttttcattgagtttttttccttgtgcatatcattgctcttaaattaaagattaatacAGCCGAGTGAAACGTTAACATTTCACAACTagcgaataatgatcattaaacgaTCATTAATGCTGCTCATTAGTCTGaattcctatataaggaggctacgaCCACAGGCAAAAGGTTACATGCTCAAAAAGTTGAATctctccacctacgttccccTTCTCTTCTGTTGTGCATCTTTTGCTGACGGAGTGCAGTGCCCGTGATAGTAGTCGCATAcctctcagttcgccgtgaccatcaGTGCTTGTAGGAATCATGGTTCACCGTTGTATCCTAGAAAACAGACGACCTAAGTAAACCTCGAAACACAGTATGAGGtagggcgaatctgtttcaaggaaactgcgaccctCGTAGGCCTCGGTCCATCCGACCACTTGAATTTTGCGTTTGCTTCCGCAAACTCAATCACACTTTGCGTTCACTCGATCCTCTGCTCGTTTGGCCTCTTCTTCACTCGGCTACACACCTGTCCGGTCGTAGCTCGCTCGACCCCTTCTTCGCTCTGCTGCTCGCCCGTTCGGCCTCAGCTCGCTCTCTTAGTTCACTCAGTCGCTCGCCCAGTTCGCTCGGCTGCTCGTTTGATCGCTCGCTCGGCCACTCGATCACTCGGTCTGCGACTCACCCATTCCACCGTTCACTCGCTCGGCCTCTCTACTCGCCTGACCTCTTCTTCGCTCGTTGCACGCTTGTCCGCTCGCAACTCACTCGGCCTCTTCTTCGCTCAGTTGCACGCCTATCCGGTCGCAGCTCGCTCGGCCCCTTCTTCGCTAGGCTGCTCGCCCGTTCAACCTTAGCTCGCTCGGTCAGTTCACTAGGTCGCTTGCTCAAGTCATCTCGataaataagttgaatttaatttggtgtatttaaattcagctaattctCAAAATCTCCGGTAACAGATTATTTTGTCCAACAATCCTTAATATGTCTTTCTTTCTAACAATTGTAGCATCGAATCTTTCATTTATTCCTTGGATTTTCCTGAGTCTGCATCTCTTTAAatttgttatatatatttttttaaaactttcttaccataaatgcTTGTTGATCTTTGTCAAGGGATGACTCTGACTCGTGTTTGTCCTTCTTTTTGGCTTAGTGCCGAGTTATAGCTTATCTCCGCTTCTTTTATCATTCATGTACATCTAGATTTATGTTTCGAAAGTTGAAAGAAGTTCTTCTAAGTTACTTACCtcaaatccttagagatgtaataaacATCTACTAAAGTCGACACTCCATTGTTCTTGATAAGGTGTTGAGCGCGTACCGAATTGCGTCtcaatttgttaccttttctccgaggttgttgagtTTGGTGATTAGTTCCTTGATCTTCACTTGGAGTTGGGTCACCTTATCTCCCTTGTTCATCCGAAGATTTGTTAGTTGATTTATGAGGATGTCCCTTCTCCCTAGCTTTGCTTCCAAGGTACTTTCATGTAACTCCAAAcatttctcccaaagttctttgacTAAGGTGTAGCTTCTGACACGGTTAACCTCTTGAGGCGGCAGAGCACTAAGCAGATGGAATTTTGTCTTTTCGTTTGCCACGGAGTCGCTCTGTTCTTTCTTGTTCCAGAGTTGTTCTTCCTTCACCTCTCCATGCTGATATTTGGATTCTATACAGCTATATTTAATAgttaataatatttcaaaatccatttttaaaaatactttcatctttttcttccaaatcgcgaagtctccctcgaacttcagtGGATAGATATTAGCTCTGGCCATTTCTTGTGCTTTAGATGACGGTTAATCCTTTTGAAGTaacatagctctgataccaattgttggtctcgtatggccgacaagagggggtgaattgtctgaaattataaaaatacccTTCTAAAAAACTTTCAACTTAAGTTAAACAagtacttaattaaattaaaatgaaatttaaaaaatacaagATGATCGgatttacttagtttgtaatTAGAAGATTGCTACTATAAGACAATAAAAGTTCACTACTATCTCCTTCTATGAGCGAATCCAcggaggcgaagaagcctcgtacacgcGTTGAAGAACAGAAAAGAAAGTACAGAATGTGGAAATGAAAGTATAGAAAATGTCGTCGAGTCTTATTCCAAATGAAGAAGAttagggttatatttatagcccacCGGTCGAAATAGCTATTTGCTGATGTGGCACTCGGAGCGCCTAGAGCTGATCCGGGCGCCCCCAGCGGTGCATCTCATTTGCTCACAACGGCTACACAATGGTTtgagaataaaactttatcctcgcccgggcgcctggagtgttgCTGATGTAGATATACGAAGTCATCCGCAACAACAGCTCACCGAGGCACCCCTGCAGTGCTAAGGGGTCTGGGAGCCCAGACTCacttcgggcgcctggagtctAAGCACCTGGACCTGTTCCATGAGCCTGGACAAGGTCAACTAAATGTTGACTTTGTTCGACTTTGGTTCTAGTTGCTTGGGTGATTCTTCGACcaaccagagttgagctcacctgaactcaactcCGGCCTTATCCTTAAGTAGTCTTTTactccggtttctcatccctcgggaGCGTCGCGTGCAACCTTCTCACTCTACCGGTGTACTATTTCGTAGTTTTTTGTTCCTCGAATGCACAGAGTCGTTGACTcgattcccgtgccatcctttttGTCCGCCACGTCTCTCGCTtgtcttcttgtgttcctaaatttttgcacacttagacacaaagatcaaaatacaacaggacttaacttgacttgattgaccaCATCAAACCAATCCGGGATGCTTACAACTTGCTGCTGGAGTTCTCGAGCGTCGCCCTTACGTTGCACTACTATATGGGCCCAACGTACCCTTACTAAATTCAATTTATGAGTTTGTGATATTAATTTATAtgtattcatatattatattacgTGTACACGGTGATTAATACAAAGaggttattaaataattatcaattTCTAAAAAAAGCAgttactataattttttttaaatgtgcaAGTCACAACTGGCTTTAAGCCCGTCATTTCCATCCAACCCAACCCAAGGAGACTAAGTCAGACCAAGGCCAGCATAGCCCATCCACAATAAAGCTAATCAAGTCAGATCAAGCCTACCTGACCGCTTTGCTACCTATCCAATGTAAGCGTCATACATCTCAGCCACCGCGGCCCCACAGACGTGCATATCCTCGCCCTGTTTAAATTTCAGTAGAGTAGGCCAGCCTCCTCAATTAAGTCTGCCCAAATAGCTTAATGCCGTAATGCCTAGAGACACGATTGATTGTTCGAAAGTCCAAAGTATCACTGCATTTCATTTCCACTCAGTTTGCGTTTACCGGTGTATTCCGCTGCACAGGAAACTCATTAATTGCGTACAAAGCAGGTAGCCATCACTTTCCGTTCCGCTCTTCTCTTCGTCGATGTTAATCGACCCGTCTATCAAGTTCGACCCGGTCGAGCCTTTAATTTCCAGTGATTTAAAATCTGAACGGATTCGAGATCTGCCTGGATAAACCGCGAGGGCAGAATTAAAACGCCCGAGCTGGAGCGTTGACCGGCGTAAATAAAGCCGTCGATTTAGCCGAATGAATTGGTGTTCTTAATAGCGTGTCAAGGTCTTCACTCAGCACGTCCCCGTCACGAAGTCGATGGGCAACCACCCTGCGgatccaccaccaccaccaatctCCACCACAGAGATCTTTAATTAGGTGAGTAGGATATGACTTCTGGCCTCGACGTGCTTTGCTGCGCCCGCCCGAACCACTTAAGACAGATTATTTGTCggtcacaaaataaacttttagttagttttaaagtataattaaagataaataaataaattcaaaatgTTTAGAAAAAATATTGAATCAGATAATATCAAATTTAGGATGATCAATTGATTCTATAAAATTTTTCATGTCACGATCAACAACTTAAAAGATTAGCATCCCGTGATCCGTAATATTTAGAGGAGGAAAAAGCGGATAATCGTTTAAGTCAGTTTCATTCTGTTTTAAAAAAGACACTTTGAGCACATTTATGTGTATTTTTGAAGTGTATACAATTAATAGGCTCGTGAAAATCACATCGAGGCCACCATGCTTTTACTCTTGGTGAAAATATACATTAATACCCTTGTACTGGTTAAAATTGCAGACGAGTATAATTGTGCTCTTAGTAGTTAAGTTTGAATAATGAAAGATCATTAGGTGCTTTTGAAAAACACTTTGGTAGCTCGAATTCAAGGCTTAACGCTCATATTCATTAATGGATGACTTTATAACTCCACTTGGATTGGGAAAGTAAGCGACTAAAATTAAAACACATTCATTAATGATGGATGTTCACTGGAATGGAATCTAATAAAAATGACTAATAAATCCTTTGTTTGGGAGGAGGCGATGGAAGGAGGGCTGTCTGTGTAGTGCCCAAACGTGACTCAAATTGGGTCCCATTGatctctttaaattatttttgaggcACTGCCTGTACAAAATGATCGAATTTTCCGAAAATGAGAAGGGGAACTCCAGAGAATAGAACCGTTGACTAATAAATAAGAGGTTGGATTAtacttatttataaagtttttcTATAAGATGAGAATCACTTAACGCCTAACAGGAAAGAGAAGGAGATTAGGTCTTAGAGGAGGGACCAAACGTGGTTTGAAAGGAGGTGAGAGAAGGGCATGAAGGGGAACTCCAAATCTTATTTGAAAGGGAatgaacttaaaaaaaaaaaaaaaaaaaaaagggttgattttaattttctttatttataagATTGAGGATTTTCTTATATTCTAATTTTGGGTGTAAGGAaggataagagaaataaaaaaaattgttctAATTTTATTCACGTTTCATATTCCCTTCCTCTTGTATtcaccttctcttcctcctcacgTAGGCCTTCGTTTCACCTTCTTTTCTGTCTCAATCTCCCTCAATCGTCGTGGCCTCCACTATGCTCTTCTGTACATGAGATCAATTGATGACTTAGCGGACATCGGTAGTAGAAGTGACGACAATAGTGGCGAAGGTGTAACCACTAGGAACAATAACAAAAGCAGCCAAGCCTCCTACAACGCCACCCCGGTTTCCCTAAACAGCTCTGACCCTATGAAGAAGGTCAAATCCTAGAACGGTCCCAGCTTGCTCCTTGGACCAAAAGAATGGTTTGTAACACCGCTTCGACACCGATGTGCCTCCATGGCCGATAGAGGAGGACGACATTATGATCATGGAACAGGAGGAGTAGAAGCCGGGATCTCCAACTTTAGACTAATTTATCATGTAATTACATTGAAATTTTCCTTATCATCACCGATTCACTAGTTCCTTATCGAGTCGTGTTTTTAGGGAATGTCGGTAAGAAATGAGAAATAATGTTGGAAGACTTGGTCAATATCAGAAGATTGTAAGAGCATCCATATCAATTTctctattactatatctaaaatttaaggtaaatgacccaatttattaaatttaaataatcacttttcactacacactacattaaatatcctaaaattttcatcattcttaatttttttattatttttttctctttcttttattttttttattatatttatgtaatgagtggaaggagagaaatTGAGTGgaatgagagagattaaaaagaaatattattttatttttagggtagaggtttcattccctaaatttagagaatcactattcatcaaatctaaatttagggaatggataggaTAACTTATGCATAGGATTTTTAATTAACCTATCTAAAATTTAACGAATCTACTTAATTATAATCATAGTGAAAATGCTTTTTATAGGAAAATAATACTTAAAATATTTATCTTATTTGAGATTCAAAATTTGATATTCTTTATTATTTATACTACAAAGggttaaataattttgtttaaaattaaattaaattaaattaaatgatttattttGGATATAAATACTCTTCTTTTGACTATGATGCTCGTTAATCAACCATGGAATTCATTCTCGCATGCTTTCTCATCTCTTTCCTCTCGATTCACTTCTCCGACCTCCTATACCTCTCAGTCAACACGCTTCTTCTACGGCTGGTGGCGGCGCTCATCGAGAAGCACGCGTGGCCGCCGGGCTCTCTGTTTTCCGGCGACGGGCCCGGCCACCACCGCCACGATGCTAAGGCTTCTGGCGACGGAGATCGGGTCCAGTGGGACGCTCGCGGCGGCAAGAGTTACCTGGGGGTGACTCGGTACGAGGCGCCGTCGCCGGTGGTGTGTGTGTTCTGCTTGTCGGACATCGAGGAGGGGGAGGAGGTGAGGGAGCTGCGGTGCGAGCACCTCTTCCACCGGCGGTGCCTGGACTCCTGGCTCGTCCTCCGGCGGTCCACGTGTCCCCTCTGCCGGGACGCCTTGCTGgatgcggaggaggaggaggccgaCGATGCGGCCATGGATTGGCTCGCTTATGTTCCGGTGTGGGCGTggtgatttgttttctttttcatccttttattttccatttttgtACATTAAGGAAGGTGACGCTGCAAAATTTATTTGCACTGGAGGataatatttttcttttctattaaatAAAGGGTCGATTTGCATATATtgaggtaatttttttttaaactcttaATTATTCATATTGTTATTAAAAATACTTCTCTTTAAAAAAACACTAAAATaacattttatttataatttgatatttgaatttttattattatgtccaCTGTAAAATTGTCTTAAATTAGATTTGATCATAATTAGATTAAAGATTTTCCGAAATCGAGCAATTTTGATATGGCTACTTCATCTTTGAGACACTTGTTTTTTCATGGAGCATAGAGAAATGATCGTTATCTTTTTATTCTCACTTGTGCTCCTCCTCCTTAACAAGTTCGATCGATCATCAAATCTCCATCAGATCCAACAGCCTAAAACATTAAGAGACGTCAGGACTTGAGCCAGCTCTATCGGCGTTATCTCTTCGATACTCAAATTATTTATAGATGATCCTATTCAGATTAGTGAAGATGACTGGTTAGGAACGATGACTCTTATATTAATCAAATGAAGATTCTTCACTTTTCGAAGATGCTTTTGAGGcgttcttatttttcaaaaagagcgTTAGTTGTCGGGTCAGGAAAGAGGTCTCTGATGTTGACtctccgatactcaagtcaatAATCGAGTAGATGAATAGTAGAATGAACAGAACAGTAACTACAAGCATGTAAAAATATATAGCATCGCATATCTACGCTGGTAAAtagagacccctttttatagtacCCTACGGTATCTTTACACGAATCTCAAAATATTTCCCCAAAAGGTTAGACCATAAAAAGGCTCTGACATATTTTCTAAAATAAGCTCGCAATCTCTGCGATTGACAGGGTGGAAGATTCGAATATGTAGATTACATGCAGAATATTCTTTGTCATTCGTGACACAAAATACTAAAAAGGAATACGAGGTCGATGAGCTACAGGGCCTACAATAGCCTACTTTGGGCAATCGACTGAGTCACTTAATAGTTCGACCGACCATCCCTTTCAAGGGCTACCCAATCAGCTTTTATGAATGTGGTCGATGACTCGACCTTCACTTGGCTTCTTCAGttgagtttgaaaacttaaacagATTGAGTGTCTATTTGCTTCGATCGGATCGTCCGATCGGTTAGACCACTCTATCGAGCTGATTCACTAAATTATTTCTGAATCAGGGATAAAACTGACTCAGTGGAATGTTGACTTGGCTCAAAGCTCCATGAACGTCGTGTGTTGGATTGAAAGTGTgctagagggaggggtgaataacactcgtgaccTTTTCACGCTTTTCGTAGAACTTTTCGAGTTTAAAGTGCAACGAGAAATAAGAAAGTAagcagaagaaaagaaagagacatacaagtatttttacttagtttggagtctgtggcgactcctactccaaggcctgtacATTAACATGCTTTTGTTGGATAATCACAAATCAATCTAGAAGTTATagataaaatttgaatttaagtacAAGTGAAATGTAAAACAATATCAATGACTTCGAAGTAGGTCTTGAGCGTAGTCATCGTCGAAACAATGTTCGGGCATCATAGAGTCATTTTCTGAGCAGTGTGCAAGAGAGAAACTTCTTTGAATTGATGTCCTGAAGGTGTTggtcgaaccctccttttatagctccatCCGGGCACTTGGACTCCTCCTTGAGTGCCCCTACTGGGTTGACGTGGCATGCTCTTGTCaaaatttcatccaacaaactCTATCTACTCCTGGCGCCTGGACTGTGACGTGTGACGTGTGACAGTCAATCCCGTGGGCCACCTCAGCTCACGCAGGTGCCTGGATTTGCCCTAGTTTGGGCGTCTGGACCATGTCCGAGTGCATGGATGCTATTTTACAGCCAACTTGCAATTTCAATCACCTGCACCACAAAGTTAGAGACAAACAATAATATGTAAAGTAAAGTAATATTTGACAGTCTTTAGATTGTCcagtcttgactttgagttttgttgaaactctaggtcgaactgacatCTACTATTCCTTCTACGGAGAACACATCCTCACTTTctcctctcaggagaatttaTCTTTTGTCAAACCGGTCCTCTAAaccatttggacttttgctcagcatctgagACTTCAAGACTCTCACCTAGTATCCCTGACCCTAGGATTTCCTGCATGGTGTTCGCTACCTGCAGGACTTTCAtctagtgtcctcgaccctaggatttttgcccgataTTCTTGACCTGCCTTGCCTAGTCTCAAGGatcaggacttccttgcctagtcacaactaggacttcttatgtaaaatacgacacccaaataataattatataataaggttattggagaaatagtattattggatttttaaaaaaattttataaatttttctggATTTTAATGGAGGTTGTATGACTCATTTCGAGGGGATGAATCGATGGGGCTAAGCGGAGtctatttggaatacccatttaagttgAGAGTTAATTAAGAAgttaacttaggatttaattaagttaacctaagtatttaattaaaaaccttaATCCCTAAATTTCCAATTTGTTCTCCCGAAGCCTATTCTCGCGCGACATCCTCTTCCCTGACACTGGCGCCATAGGGAGTTGATTGCCGGTGGCTGAGCATCCTTCTCCTCCATCAGTGGAGTTCTTCTGGCGGTCGTTCTTCCTCCCGAGTTGTTGTATCTGCGCGGGCAGTATCTCGATCGAAAGAGGGGAGATTCGAGCCCTAGATTGCGGTCACTGACGCAAATCCTCCCTTCCAGAGCTGCCACCATCATCTCCAAGCCGTCCCGATCATCTTCCCTTCTTCACTATTGGCGCAACCCCTCCTTTCTCTCGATCTTGAGGGTGCTAATCGCTCCTCATCATCGGATCTTGGACCAAGGAGGTCCAACGCCGTCTCCTTCCACCAGAGCATTTTCTACCATTCTCGGAGCCCTGCCCTAGCCTGGGTCAGCATCGCGTTACTCTCTATATTGCCAGTGTCACCCTACCTTCTACTGTTGCTCATGATCACAACAGTAGCGTTCATCCGAGAGGAGTTTATGGAACTGGATTGATTCTTGAAGGTAATTGGTTAACCCTAGCATTAGATTTGGGCATTTGATCTTGGTGTAGTGTTGATTTGGGGTTGTTGTTCGGTAAGCAGTGACTTCGCTTGGCTCCGGCCTCCATATTTCTGATCGTTTGTAGCCATCTTTACCGGATCCGTTGTCGCCTCGGGCTGTTGAAGACGAAGAGGTAATGAGAGCAATGTGCTAACTAGAATTGAGTTGTTATTAGATTGGTTTAATGGTTTCTATATGATTAATGAGATGTTATAGATGTTTGGATTTGATTAGTGTGTATTGATTTTAGAAGATGACcatgattaaatttattaactcatgagtaggattgaagtgaatgattgtggatttagttaaacctaattggattaaggaattaggttaattatttcggttagggttttccctaattagattggggagtttatttagttatttgctacctatgtaattagctaaatatattatgtgatcgcaggactttgtttcgaggcgagcgtctcgacgtgggattggttTATCTAACACGGTCGACAGacaaaggcgggtatttcttccttggcctctatgtagttttcttgatcttagtgcatggttattatgtgatggtttaggctgctttactTTATATCATgttcgtttgttgctttcctgcttgatacttatgcttaacccttgtgatgatctatttaattcttatacagtctacactttggttatctatactctgtggtatttttatatgtagagtatgtatggtaggggataTTTCGTTGGTGGTGTTCATATGATGATTGCCCATTTGTATGTCGTGTATACATTTGTCTAGTGTGATGATTTGAGGAGTTgcgttgattgtatatttgttgtatatacatgtGTCTAATg contains:
- the LOC122022813 gene encoding NEP1-interacting protein-like 2, producing MEFILACFLISFLSIHFSDLLYLSVNTLLLRLVAALIEKHAWPPGSLFSGDGPGHHRHDAKASGDGDRVQWDARGGKSYLGVTRYEAPSPVVCVFCLSDIEEGEEVRELRCEHLFHRRCLDSWLVLRRSTCPLCRDALLDAEEEEADDAAMDWLAYVPVWAW